One stretch of Deinococcus taeanensis DNA includes these proteins:
- a CDS encoding WGxxGxxG-CTERM domain-containing protein → MTHTATKAFLVLMLAAAPLPALAQDTNTTTDTTTTDTTSTDTTGTDTTGTDATSTDTTDTTGTDTTGTDATGTDTAGTTDTATDTTSTDTTSTDTATDTTSTDTSTTEATSTDTATDTAATDATSTDATSTDTAATTTTTDTTTTQTQTDNDDTSWGWLGLLGLAGLAGMRRKPATTVHTNTTTHTTPPR, encoded by the coding sequence ATGACCCACACCGCCACGAAAGCGTTCCTCGTGCTGATGCTGGCCGCCGCTCCACTGCCGGCCCTTGCACAGGACACCAACACCACCACGGACACCACGACCACCGACACGACCAGCACGGACACCACTGGGACCGACACCACCGGGACGGACGCCACAAGTACGGACACCACCGACACGACCGGAACGGACACCACAGGCACGGACGCGACTGGAACCGACACCGCAGGCACCACCGACACCGCGACCGACACGACCAGCACGGACACGACCAGCACCGATACGGCAACGGACACGACAAGTACCGACACGTCCACCACCGAGGCGACCAGCACGGACACCGCCACCGATACCGCCGCCACGGACGCCACGAGCACCGACGCGACCAGCACGGACACTGCCGCCACCACAACCACCACTGACACCACCACCACCCAGACGCAGACCGACAACGACGACACCAGCTGGGGCTGGCTTGGCCTGCTGGGTCTCGCCGGGCTTGCCGGCATGCGCCGCAAGCCCGCCACGACCGTGCACACCAACACCACCACGCACACCACGCCCCCGCGCTAA
- a CDS encoding helix-turn-helix domain-containing protein — protein sequence MSGAARRPAAFRIGQLLAAAEAATQLDPALTELARTRPAALISRLHPQVPTWDAPLIRRWQAITAHVPDPADPPLGDAAQTQLTLGYWHEHLHIHRARRVHTARQTLGLNQTDWAHALGVSIKTVQAWEQGVNNIPEEYEKLAETLTQRS from the coding sequence ATGAGCGGCGCCGCCCGCCGGCCCGCCGCCTTCCGCATCGGTCAACTCCTCGCCGCCGCCGAGGCCGCCACCCAGCTTGACCCGGCCCTCACCGAACTCGCCCGCACCCGTCCCGCCGCGCTCATCAGCCGCCTCCACCCGCAGGTCCCCACCTGGGACGCCCCGCTGATCCGCCGCTGGCAGGCCATCACTGCCCACGTTCCCGACCCGGCCGACCCACCACTCGGCGACGCCGCGCAGACGCAGCTCACGCTCGGGTACTGGCACGAACACCTGCACATTCACCGCGCCCGCCGCGTCCACACGGCCCGGCAGACCCTCGGCCTGAACCAGACCGACTGGGCGCACGCCCTGGGCGTCAGCATCAAAACCGTACAGGCCTGGGAACAGGGCGTGAACAACATCCCCGAGGAGTACGAAAAGCTCGCCGAAACTCTCACCCAGCGGTCCTGA
- a CDS encoding PAS domain-containing protein: MESAGIATLFLGNVLKIKRFTPLIGTVINLIQTDVGRHIGDINVRLRDVDFEGDVARVLDTLLPFETPVQTHDGRWFLMRVTPYRTSDNFIDGAAITFTNIDTVKALETRLAYAGRYSDALLNAILNPAVVFDDDLRVVAANRAFYELLRVSPEQALGQRLQTLGSRQLDLWELQERLNELVLTDAPLTQYVIDLDVPGTGTQKIKVEAWTVLAPDGTQALHLMTLEDITAVVRSVSRMGEAFSGDARQGEQER; this comes from the coding sequence CTGGAAAGTGCCGGGATCGCCACGTTGTTTCTCGGCAACGTCCTGAAGATCAAGCGCTTCACGCCCCTGATCGGGACGGTCATCAACCTGATCCAGACGGACGTGGGCCGGCACATCGGTGACATCAACGTGCGGCTGCGGGACGTGGACTTTGAAGGGGACGTCGCCCGCGTGCTCGACACCCTTCTGCCGTTCGAGACGCCGGTGCAGACCCACGACGGCCGCTGGTTCCTGATGCGCGTCACGCCGTACCGCACCTCCGACAATTTCATCGACGGGGCCGCCATAACCTTCACGAACATCGACACTGTCAAGGCGCTTGAGACGAGGCTGGCGTACGCCGGGCGGTACTCGGACGCGCTGCTCAATGCCATTCTCAACCCGGCGGTGGTGTTCGACGACGACCTGCGGGTGGTCGCGGCGAACCGGGCGTTCTACGAGCTGCTGCGCGTCTCGCCGGAGCAGGCGCTCGGGCAGCGGCTGCAGACGCTCGGCAGCCGTCAGCTGGACCTGTGGGAGCTTCAGGAGCGGCTCAACGAACTGGTCCTGACCGACGCGCCGCTCACGCAGTACGTGATTGACCTGGACGTCCCCGGCACCGGCACTCAGAAAATAAAGGTGGAGGCCTGGACGGTGCTCGCGCCCGACGGCACGCAGGCGCTGCACCTGATGACCCTTGAGGACATCACGGCGGTGGTCCGCAGCGTCTCTCGGATGGGCGAGGCCTTCAGCGGCGACGCGCGCCAGGGCGAGCAGGAACGCTGA
- a CDS encoding SDR family NAD(P)-dependent oxidoreductase encodes MTQATQATQRRLTGKVALVTGASSGIGEATARALALEGAAVALVARRADRLEQLAADIRAQGGQAHVCALDLAQPGQAQVAAQQTAAALGRLDILVNNAGLMLLGPVTGADLSDWERMLDLNVRALMTLTHAALAIMTPQRSGHIVNVSSVSGRGASPTSAGYSATKWAVGGFSEGLRQEVRLSGIRVTVIEPGVVATELTGHITHTQTRETYESRVSTMTPLEAEDIAAAVVYAVTQPQRVNVNEILIRPLDQG; translated from the coding sequence ATGACTCAAGCAACCCAAGCAACGCAACGCCGGCTGACCGGCAAGGTGGCGCTCGTGACCGGCGCCTCCAGCGGCATCGGAGAAGCCACCGCCCGCGCCCTGGCCCTCGAAGGCGCCGCCGTCGCGCTCGTCGCCCGGCGCGCCGACCGGCTCGAGCAGCTCGCCGCCGACATCCGCGCGCAGGGCGGACAGGCGCACGTCTGCGCCCTCGACCTCGCCCAGCCCGGCCAGGCCCAGGTGGCCGCGCAGCAGACGGCCGCCGCCCTCGGCCGGCTGGACATCCTCGTGAACAACGCCGGGCTGATGCTGCTCGGCCCGGTCACCGGCGCGGACCTGAGCGACTGGGAGCGCATGCTGGACCTGAACGTCCGCGCGCTGATGACCCTCACCCACGCCGCCCTGGCGATCATGACGCCCCAGCGCAGCGGGCACATCGTGAACGTCTCCTCGGTCTCCGGCCGCGGCGCCAGTCCCACGAGCGCCGGCTACAGCGCCACCAAATGGGCGGTCGGCGGTTTCAGCGAAGGCCTGCGCCAGGAAGTGCGCCTGAGCGGCATCCGCGTCACCGTGATCGAACCCGGCGTGGTCGCCACCGAACTCACCGGCCACATCACCCACACCCAGACCAGGGAAACCTACGAAAGCCGCGTCAGCACCATGACGCCCCTGGAAGCCGAGGACATCGCCGCAGCCGTCGTGTACGCCGTGACGCAGCCGCAGCGCGTGAACGTCAACGAAATCCTGATCCGCCCCCTCGACCAGGGCTGA
- a CDS encoding carboxypeptidase M32 yields MTDFDRLSAEINDLLCILNVLNWDARTQMPPGGSAARAQQAATLSGVAQEKLLSPAYEQAARAALAADPADRAAQQALNAAAALRRVPAALTRDLAALKGEAQDVWAGAKAASDFARFAPYLQRMVQLSRDLAGALGYEDHPYDALLNLYEPGLSTATLRPLFARLRAHHVPLLRAVMARPAPRSDFLTRSYPAAAQRAFCLQLAQAFGYDLTRGRLDASAHPFEISFTRQDVRITTRYQEHFLPGALFGTLHETGHALYEQGVAPELSRTALTSDLLGLYAVGGASFGTHESQSRLWENRVGRARAFWDLHFPALQAHFPEQLADVSAEEFHRAVNRVQPSLIRVEADELTYDLHVMLRADLEAQLINGELSVQDLPAAWNARVKADLGLDVPDDARGVLQDIHWSTGYFGSFPTYTVGNVMAAQFYRAAHSALPQLGAQLAAGNYAPLRAWLTEHLYRHGRTFTPHELLVRTTGSGLDPQPYLDYLTEKFTGLYALEAHA; encoded by the coding sequence ATGACTGACTTTGACCGCCTGAGCGCCGAAATCAACGACCTGCTGTGCATCCTGAACGTCCTGAACTGGGACGCGCGCACCCAGATGCCTCCGGGCGGCAGCGCCGCGCGCGCCCAGCAGGCCGCGACCCTCAGCGGCGTCGCCCAGGAGAAACTGCTCTCACCTGCCTACGAGCAGGCGGCCCGCGCGGCCCTCGCCGCGGACCCCGCCGACCGGGCCGCGCAGCAGGCCCTGAACGCCGCGGCGGCGCTGCGGCGCGTACCGGCCGCCCTCACCCGCGACCTCGCCGCCCTGAAAGGAGAGGCGCAGGACGTGTGGGCCGGCGCGAAAGCCGCCAGTGACTTCGCGCGCTTCGCGCCGTACCTGCAGCGCATGGTGCAGCTCAGCCGCGACCTCGCCGGCGCGCTCGGGTACGAAGACCACCCGTACGACGCCCTGCTCAACCTGTACGAGCCGGGCCTGAGCACCGCCACGCTGCGGCCGCTGTTTGCGCGGCTGCGCGCGCACCACGTGCCGCTGCTGCGCGCGGTCATGGCCCGCCCCGCGCCGCGCAGCGACTTCCTGACCCGCAGCTACCCGGCGGCCGCGCAGCGCGCGTTCTGTCTGCAACTCGCCCAGGCGTTCGGCTACGACCTGACCCGCGGGCGCCTGGACGCCTCCGCGCACCCGTTCGAGATCAGCTTCACCCGGCAGGACGTGCGCATCACCACCCGCTACCAGGAGCACTTCCTGCCCGGCGCGCTGTTCGGCACCTTGCACGAAACCGGGCACGCCCTGTATGAGCAGGGCGTCGCGCCGGAACTGAGCCGCACTGCCCTGACGAGCGACCTGCTGGGCCTGTACGCGGTGGGCGGCGCGAGCTTCGGCACGCACGAAAGCCAGTCGCGCCTGTGGGAAAACCGCGTGGGCCGCGCCCGCGCCTTCTGGGACCTGCACTTCCCGGCCCTGCAGGCGCACTTCCCCGAGCAGCTCGCCGACGTCAGCGCCGAGGAGTTCCACCGCGCCGTGAACCGCGTGCAGCCCAGCCTGATCCGCGTGGAGGCGGACGAACTCACCTACGACCTGCACGTCATGCTGCGCGCCGACCTCGAAGCGCAGCTGATCAACGGGGAGCTCAGCGTGCAGGACCTCCCGGCCGCCTGGAACGCCCGCGTGAAGGCCGACCTGGGCCTGGACGTCCCCGACGACGCGCGCGGCGTGCTGCAGGACATTCACTGGTCCACCGGGTACTTCGGGTCCTTTCCCACGTACACGGTCGGCAACGTCATGGCCGCGCAGTTCTACCGCGCCGCCCACTCGGCCCTGCCGCAGCTCGGCGCGCAGCTCGCCGCCGGAAACTACGCGCCGCTGCGCGCGTGGCTCACCGAGCACCTCTACCGCCACGGCCGCACCTTCACGCCGCACGAACTGCTCGTCCGCACGACCGGCAGTGGCCTGGACCCGCAGCCGTACCTGGACTACCTCACTGAGAAATTCACCGGGCTGTACGCCCTGGAGGCCCACGCATGA
- a CDS encoding RraA family protein — MTDPALRAFAALLPDGDLSCAVSDALERGGALSAAFRPVWPGARLLGPAVTVRTFGTDLSAVFSAIDTAPAGSVLVIDSHGVTNSAFWGERTTRAAQARGLAGAVIDGGCRDVSAVRRLQFPVFSTAVTPNAGLGGAHGAVNVPVAPGGQPVLPGDLVVADENGVVIVPRARIPGVLAAVEALLAAEQALLARTASAADLQPGPAE; from the coding sequence ATGACCGACCCGGCCCTGCGCGCCTTCGCGGCCCTGCTGCCGGACGGCGACCTCAGCTGCGCGGTGTCCGACGCCCTGGAGCGCGGCGGCGCGCTGAGCGCCGCGTTCCGCCCGGTGTGGCCCGGCGCGCGCCTGCTCGGCCCGGCCGTGACGGTCCGCACCTTCGGCACCGACCTGAGCGCGGTGTTCAGCGCCATCGACACGGCGCCCGCCGGCAGCGTGCTCGTCATCGACTCGCACGGCGTGACGAACTCCGCCTTCTGGGGCGAACGCACCACCCGCGCCGCCCAGGCGCGCGGCCTGGCCGGCGCGGTCATCGACGGCGGCTGCCGCGACGTCAGCGCCGTGCGCCGGCTGCAGTTCCCGGTGTTCAGCACCGCTGTGACGCCCAACGCCGGGCTGGGCGGCGCCCACGGCGCCGTGAACGTCCCGGTCGCCCCCGGCGGGCAGCCTGTCTTGCCCGGCGACCTGGTCGTGGCCGACGAGAACGGCGTGGTGATCGTGCCGCGCGCCCGCATTCCCGGGGTCCTGGCGGCCGTGGAGGCGCTGCTCGCCGCCGAGCAGGCCCTGCTGGCCCGCACGGCCAGCGCCGCTGACCTGCAGCCGGGCCCGGCCGAATGA